Proteins encoded within one genomic window of Salipaludibacillus agaradhaerens:
- a CDS encoding ABC-F family ATP-binding cassette domain-containing protein, which produces MINVTDVSLRYGDKKLFEDVNIKFIPGNCYGLIGANGAGKSTFLKILSGEVEAQSGHVHLPPDHRLAVLKQDHFAFEEEIVLDVVMMGYERLFAVMKEKDAIYMKADFTDEDGMKAAELEGEFAEMNGYEAESDAAVLLKGLGIHEDLHSKKMADLTGGEKVKVLLAQALFGNPDVLLLDEPTNGLDIEAIQWLEDFLINFDNTVIVVSHDRHFLNNVCTHIADVDFGKIQIYVGNYDFWYESSQLALKMAQEQNKKKEEKIKELQNFVARFSANASKSKQATSRKKLLDKIELDDIRPSSRKYPYVAFKSEREIGNDLLTVEGLTKSVDGVTLLNNVSFTLKKDDKVALVGPNENANTLLMQILMGEVEPDSGTFKWGITTSQSYFPKDNSAYFEGCELSLIDWLRQYSPEDETETFLRGFLGRMLFSGEEAKKKASVLSGGEKVRCMLSKMMLSGANVLLLDEPTNHLDLESITALNNGLINFKGSVIFTSHDHQFNQSIANRIIEIREDSVFDKDMTYDEYIALKTQAK; this is translated from the coding sequence ATGATAAATGTTACAGATGTCAGCTTACGCTATGGCGATAAAAAGCTGTTTGAAGATGTTAATATTAAATTTATACCTGGTAATTGCTATGGGTTGATTGGGGCTAACGGGGCTGGAAAATCTACTTTCCTAAAAATATTATCCGGCGAAGTGGAAGCTCAATCAGGCCATGTACACCTTCCACCAGATCACCGCTTAGCAGTCCTGAAACAAGATCATTTTGCATTTGAAGAAGAGATTGTCCTAGATGTGGTGATGATGGGATATGAACGTTTATTTGCTGTGATGAAAGAAAAAGATGCTATTTACATGAAAGCTGATTTTACCGATGAGGATGGCATGAAAGCTGCTGAACTTGAAGGGGAATTTGCCGAAATGAATGGTTATGAAGCTGAATCTGATGCGGCTGTGCTTCTTAAAGGATTAGGTATTCATGAAGATTTACACAGTAAAAAAATGGCTGATCTTACTGGTGGGGAGAAAGTAAAAGTTTTACTTGCTCAAGCATTATTTGGAAACCCAGATGTTCTTCTTCTTGATGAGCCGACTAACGGACTTGATATAGAAGCTATTCAGTGGCTGGAAGATTTTTTAATTAACTTCGATAACACTGTTATTGTCGTGTCCCATGACCGTCATTTTCTTAATAATGTGTGTACACATATTGCTGATGTGGACTTTGGTAAAATTCAAATTTACGTTGGGAATTATGATTTTTGGTACGAATCTAGTCAGCTTGCCTTAAAGATGGCTCAAGAACAAAATAAAAAGAAAGAAGAAAAAATTAAAGAGCTCCAAAACTTTGTGGCGCGTTTTAGTGCAAACGCCTCTAAATCGAAGCAAGCTACATCGAGAAAAAAGCTGCTTGATAAAATCGAATTGGATGATATAAGACCATCGTCCCGAAAATATCCGTATGTGGCTTTTAAATCAGAACGGGAAATTGGAAATGATTTGCTGACTGTTGAAGGACTTACAAAATCAGTGGATGGTGTCACCTTATTAAATAATGTCAGCTTCACTTTAAAGAAAGATGATAAAGTAGCTCTCGTAGGACCAAATGAAAATGCAAATACATTGTTAATGCAAATTCTCATGGGAGAGGTAGAACCAGATAGTGGCACATTCAAATGGGGTATTACGACGTCTCAATCGTATTTCCCTAAAGATAACTCTGCTTATTTTGAAGGCTGTGAGTTATCTTTGATCGACTGGTTAAGACAATATTCACCTGAAGATGAAACTGAAACATTTTTACGTGGTTTCCTCGGACGCATGCTCTTTTCTGGAGAAGAGGCAAAAAAGAAAGCGAGCGTTCTATCTGGAGGAGAAAAGGTTCGTTGCATGTTGTCTAAAATGATGCTAAGCGGCGCAAATGTCTTATTACTAGATGAACCAACCAACCACTTAGATTTAGAATCTATTACGGCACTAAATAACGGTCTCATTAACTTTAAAGGTTCTGTTATTTTTACGTCACATGACCATCAATTTAACCAATCCATCGCGAATCGAATTATAGAAATTCGTGAAGATAGTGTCTTCGACAAAGACATGACATATGATGAGTACATTGCATTAAAAACTCAGGCTAAGTAA
- a CDS encoding DUF952 domain-containing protein gives MIYYLITKEEWEYAKQDGEYWPSDFDDRGYIPCADSGQTEQLVEELNLQGESLILLSIDTQKLESVVIYEDVAESGRMSPHVYGYINIDAVQCVDEYDTFPVTS, from the coding sequence ATGATCTATTATCTTATAACTAAAGAAGAATGGGAATATGCCAAACAGGATGGAGAGTATTGGCCGTCTGACTTTGATGACAGAGGCTATATTCCATGTGCTGATTCAGGCCAAACAGAACAACTTGTAGAAGAACTAAATTTGCAAGGTGAGTCATTGATTCTTTTGTCAATAGACACACAAAAGCTGGAAAGTGTTGTTATTTATGAAGATGTGGCAGAAAGTGGACGGATGTCCCCACATGTATATGGTTATATTAATATTGATGCTGTCCAATGTGTGGATGAATATGACACTTTTCCTGTTACAAGTTAA
- a CDS encoding AAA family ATPase, whose translation MKPLELTIQGLHSFREKQTVDFETLCKSGVFGIFGPTGSGKSSILDAMTLSLYGKVERAPSNTQGILNHAENQLAVSFTFSLGKHGVESIFKAERTFKRTKDNSLRQATARLIDLTNDSVVIADKAQDVTKEVEKLLGLSIDDFTRAVVLPQGKFSEFLSLKGTERRKMLQRLFHLEKYGDELNHKLKQRLTNENHKKELIEAEQTALGDASKEAVEKAKEQVDILDKQIELEKHALTKAEKEYDTAKKLKEQFEQLTEIKEERNKLEERQGYYEQLKLTILSAKEANILYPYVKEVKESHHILKGIQAELETVKEEADTLKLRMDKCQQAYDAALTYQQKEEFSLKMKLENMKTLSRKVDHLNERISENNQLSSEINELVQQEKSWRTTLETMKSKKTTYEKAQDALKQELSTTRPTSEEKRVLYKAKDAKQRLNYLKEQLNESLLELNEKVDQQKQADKEKTETEKKALDLTNELSESFKQLRFWYDQSRDKKKQTDTIIQQIEDLERSVKDKQQTEAIKALRNTLEEGQACPVCGSLHHTINTQKFDEIAVTTDVSTTHDIEVVKRDVNQIEKQLNEYCWSLDKAAQQSPIVPSQEVTDYYESGHENKTLPHVNDRAFNDQWSQWKKRWGSEQEAIEHVLHRWQENLNKFTSYHEKLSAYNQLLNQFNTQVLEAQEKVADKRSAYEEDMHAWETIYPQIVFTEVETEFQKLQEREEQAEVIRQRLDKSVSLLEKLQEDIEETSDKLQHVTIELSKKQSIQEEKKALIKEITNEIDIATGGKDVKDLIKRYEEDLHQIERATIIAKENMDEATKLHQKTVEKVTQLTHSIEEANNRFERANVNIERQLEESSFAKVEEVDKHLRDNSAIHHMEGELSTYEHKQRDLQLQEKQIQEKIKDKRFSHDTFRLLEEQCAELKQRLEDSRTAYGAAKHHLQELTDKMVRFQSLETKRQETSELVEQLTKLDKVFRGKEFVEFIAEEQLIQVSRLASERLKTLTRGRYAIEVDSTGGFIMRDDLNGGVKRPVTSLSGGETFLTSLALALSLSASIQLKGEHNLEFFFLDEGFGTLDPHLLETVVTALEQLHTTHLSVGVISHVPELKERLPRKLIVTSAEPGGSGSKVKIENL comes from the coding sequence GTGAAACCTTTAGAGTTAACAATCCAAGGGTTGCATAGCTTTCGTGAAAAGCAGACAGTCGATTTTGAAACGTTATGTAAGAGCGGTGTATTTGGCATTTTTGGGCCGACAGGAAGTGGAAAATCGTCCATATTAGATGCCATGACATTATCTTTATATGGAAAAGTTGAAAGAGCTCCTAGTAATACACAAGGTATACTGAATCATGCCGAAAACCAATTGGCCGTATCTTTTACTTTTTCTCTAGGTAAACATGGTGTAGAGAGTATTTTTAAAGCAGAAAGAACATTTAAACGCACCAAGGATAATAGTTTACGTCAAGCAACAGCAAGACTGATTGACCTCACAAATGACTCTGTTGTTATCGCTGATAAAGCGCAAGATGTCACAAAAGAGGTAGAGAAGCTTTTAGGCCTTTCGATAGATGATTTCACAAGAGCTGTTGTGCTCCCGCAAGGTAAATTCTCAGAATTTCTGTCTTTAAAAGGAACAGAAAGGCGGAAAATGCTCCAACGTTTGTTCCACTTAGAAAAATACGGTGACGAACTAAATCATAAGTTGAAACAACGTTTAACAAATGAAAATCATAAGAAAGAACTAATTGAAGCAGAACAAACAGCTCTTGGGGATGCTTCTAAAGAAGCTGTTGAGAAAGCGAAAGAGCAGGTGGATATCCTTGATAAACAGATCGAGCTCGAAAAACACGCGTTAACAAAAGCTGAAAAAGAATATGATACGGCTAAAAAGTTGAAAGAACAATTTGAACAATTAACAGAAATTAAAGAAGAAAGAAACAAGCTTGAAGAGCGACAAGGTTATTATGAACAATTAAAATTAACAATATTATCGGCAAAGGAAGCTAATATCCTTTATCCTTATGTAAAAGAAGTTAAGGAAAGTCATCATATATTAAAAGGAATCCAGGCTGAGTTAGAGACAGTTAAAGAAGAAGCAGACACGCTTAAGCTACGAATGGATAAATGTCAACAAGCGTATGATGCTGCCTTGACATATCAGCAAAAAGAAGAGTTTTCTTTAAAAATGAAACTTGAAAATATGAAAACTTTATCTCGCAAGGTTGATCATTTAAATGAGCGTATATCTGAAAACAATCAATTAAGTTCAGAGATTAACGAGTTAGTACAGCAGGAAAAAAGTTGGCGCACAACGTTAGAGACGATGAAAAGTAAAAAAACGACCTATGAAAAAGCACAAGATGCATTAAAACAGGAGTTATCCACCACTAGACCGACTAGTGAGGAAAAGCGAGTTCTTTATAAAGCTAAAGATGCTAAACAGAGATTGAACTATTTAAAAGAACAATTAAACGAGTCCTTGTTAGAGCTAAATGAAAAGGTGGATCAGCAAAAACAGGCCGATAAAGAGAAGACAGAAACTGAAAAAAAAGCATTAGACTTAACAAACGAGTTAAGTGAGAGTTTTAAACAATTGCGTTTTTGGTATGATCAATCGCGAGATAAGAAAAAACAAACGGATACAATCATACAGCAAATTGAAGATTTGGAGCGATCAGTAAAAGATAAGCAACAAACTGAAGCTATAAAAGCACTTAGAAACACATTAGAAGAGGGACAAGCTTGCCCGGTTTGTGGCTCTCTCCATCACACGATTAACACCCAAAAGTTCGATGAGATTGCAGTAACTACAGACGTTTCTACCACACACGACATAGAAGTTGTTAAAAGGGATGTCAATCAAATAGAAAAACAACTAAATGAGTATTGCTGGTCACTAGATAAAGCCGCTCAACAATCACCGATTGTTCCTTCCCAGGAAGTCACTGACTATTATGAGAGTGGTCATGAAAATAAAACATTGCCGCATGTTAACGATCGAGCGTTTAATGATCAGTGGTCCCAATGGAAGAAGAGATGGGGAAGTGAGCAGGAAGCAATCGAACATGTGTTGCATCGTTGGCAGGAGAATTTAAATAAATTTACTTCTTATCACGAAAAGCTATCTGCCTACAACCAGCTACTTAACCAGTTCAATACTCAAGTGTTGGAGGCTCAGGAAAAAGTAGCTGACAAACGATCAGCATACGAAGAAGACATGCATGCGTGGGAAACAATATATCCACAGATCGTATTTACCGAGGTTGAGACAGAATTTCAAAAACTGCAAGAGCGCGAAGAACAGGCAGAAGTGATTCGTCAACGGCTTGATAAGAGTGTTTCACTTCTTGAAAAACTGCAAGAAGACATAGAGGAAACTTCAGATAAATTGCAACATGTGACAATTGAATTATCAAAAAAACAATCTATTCAAGAAGAAAAAAAGGCGTTGATTAAAGAAATAACAAATGAAATTGATATAGCAACTGGTGGAAAAGATGTGAAGGATCTGATTAAACGATATGAAGAAGACTTACACCAGATTGAACGGGCTACCATTATAGCAAAAGAAAATATGGATGAAGCGACTAAATTACATCAAAAAACGGTGGAAAAGGTCACACAGTTAACCCATTCGATTGAAGAGGCTAATAATCGTTTCGAACGCGCCAATGTCAACATTGAAAGGCAGTTAGAAGAATCGTCATTCGCAAAAGTTGAAGAGGTTGATAAGCATCTACGTGATAATTCTGCTATACATCATATGGAAGGCGAATTGTCCACTTACGAGCATAAACAGAGAGATTTACAGTTACAAGAAAAGCAAATCCAAGAAAAAATAAAAGACAAGCGATTTTCTCATGACACATTTCGCCTCTTAGAGGAACAATGTGCTGAATTAAAACAACGGCTAGAAGATTCTCGAACGGCTTATGGAGCAGCTAAGCATCATTTACAAGAACTGACTGACAAAATGGTTCGGTTTCAATCGTTGGAAACAAAACGGCAAGAAACTAGTGAGCTAGTAGAACAGCTTACAAAACTGGACAAAGTATTTCGAGGAAAGGAATTTGTTGAATTTATAGCAGAAGAACAACTTATCCAAGTTAGTAGACTTGCTTCAGAACGTTTAAAAACTTTGACACGTGGTCGATATGCGATAGAAGTAGATTCCACTGGTGGTTTTATTATGCGGGATGATTTAAATGGGGGCGTAAAACGTCCAGTTACATCGTTATCAGGTGGGGAAACTTTTTTAACCTCTCTTGCTTTAGCATTATCTCTGTCTGCTTCTATTCAATTAAAAGGTGAGCATAATCTTGAGTTTTTCTTTTTAGATGAAGGCTTTGGAACACTAGACCCTCATTTACTAGAAACGGTAGTCACAGCCCTGGAACAGCTGCATACAACACACTTATCAGTAGGCGTTATAAGTCATGTTCCGGAACTAAAAGAAAGATTGCCGCGTAAATTAATTGTCACTTCCGCTGAACCAGGTGGATCTGGTAGTAAGGTGAAAATTGAGAATTTATAA